In Poecile atricapillus isolate bPoeAtr1 chromosome 1, bPoeAtr1.hap1, whole genome shotgun sequence, the sequence CCTTTGCCACTGGGCTGAGCATTGCTAGGCTGCCTTGGGCACTGTCTCCATTTGCTCAACCCCCTGGCCATAGGCACTGCACCACCTCTGCATGTTTCCTCATCATATGTTGTGACCCAGTCCCTCACCAGGGAGGTGGGGGTGATTGCCCTTGTCTCATCCtgactctttttccttctagggATTCTGTTCCTGGCTTCTTTCTATCTACCAGATGAAGTAAGTGTGTGTTCTTGGCATCATGGTCatgccccactgctgcccacCCATGAGGAGCTGGTGCCCACAGGTATTGGCCCATCACCAGAAGCTGCTGGGaccagcagcagaggagagccTTCTTTAAACATCCACTCTGAAGAGAGTGGAGAGCTCACCTCTGCATTTCCTCCTGCCCCCTAGATCCTATCCCAAAGAAAAGGGCTTCAACCTCTCCTGATAGGAACCAATCCTGTAATGAGATGGCAGCTGGAGGGTTGCTTGGGTCCCTCATTCCCTCTGTGCTGAAATCATTTGTGCCACAGTCAGGATGTGATGAATTGGTGTGGGTTGTGGGAGACTGGAGCAAGCCACTGTCCCCATGGTGGGAGGTGGTGGGGAGGAACCACCAGCACTGATCCCCACCTGCCTCTCTCCAGGGATGAGGAGATTCAGAGCAAGTGTGGGATCGATGCCACCACCTACCTCTCCTTCCAGCGGCACCTCCTGGTCCTGCTGATGCTGGTTTGTGTGCTCTCCGTGGCTGTCATCCTGCCTGTCAACTTCTCAGGGGACCTCCTGGGTAGGTGCTTTGCTAGTCACAGGTTGACTCAGGAGTGCCATGCAAACTTCCAAGCCCTTGAGCAAGTACTGTGCCTCTGggaaagaaggcaaaaaaatccctctctcAGAAGCCCCCATGAGAGCAGGAGCCCACCATCAGCTGGCTAACAGAGGAACATAAGAGGCTGGGAAATCAGGGCAGTGGGGACTTGGTGAGGACCTGGGAGATGGAAAAGAAGGGAGCAAAGACCAGAGCCAATAACTGCAATATGGACATGCACACTGTACTGGGTTCCCTTAAccttctgcttctcttcctctgcaggACACAATCCCACCCACTTTGGCCGGACAACCATCGCAAACATCCCAACTCAGTAGGTGCTCCCACAGGCGggggggctgtgtgtgctgccactgtggtgggcactgctgggagcaCCTAGGAACAGAGCTCAGCACagtcctgtgctggggacagggacagatcCACGTGAGCAGCACACTGCTCACAGTAgctctcctgtttctctgtaCTACATGGGCACAGTCAGAGCAGCCAACCCAGTGGCATTGCTCTTTGCACCCCACTGCTGGCAGAAATTCTCTTGGGGATGTTGTGTGACCTCATTTCTGTGGTATCTCAGTCAACAGCCTGGGTGCTGCCCCTCTAGTTCCTGGGGTGAGTGTCTGACAGCTGGCACAGGAAGGTCCTGCTGGGTGGAAGGGGTGGCCATGGGTGAGATCCTGAGTGCCAGGCTCATCCCCATGCCACATGCTCACCACATTGCTCATTGATCCCCACTTCCGCTCTTCCAGAGACCGtctcctgtggctgcacagcatCTTTGCCCTCCTCTATTTTATCTTCACCATCCTTTGCATGGCTCACCACTCTGTCCACCTGGAATACAGAGAGAATGAGAAGGTGAGAAACCACCCCGTCTCCAACCCTGCCTTGTTCAATGGACAACATCTTGCTTTGCACAAATGCTGATCCCGATAGGTACAGAGGTCTTTAGGAACAGCCTGGAACTGGGCTGGCAGGAAAAGGTATGCCTGATTTTGATCAGCTTCTGGATAAAGTGACAGCCTGGAGGCAAATGTCTCTCTCTTGCTGTCTTCTTTCTTGAGATTGAAGCTCTGCTGTATCCATCTGTCTGGGGTATGGCATTGTCTGGCTGTGCCCTCAGGGTTTGGGACTGGGCATTAGGGAGGTCTGTGCTTACTTGGCTCCGGGGTGGCAGCTGGTGCCCCAGCTCActgctgggtggacagggtggCAGCATTACATCCTGCAGATCGCTGCCCATCCTGCAGATCCCTTTGCCTCTTCTCTTCCCCTAGATCGCCCGGACACTGATGGTTACCCACATCCCCAAGGAGATCACAGACCCTTCACTTATCATCAAGCATTTCCAGTGAGTAGCCATGTGCCACAGCCTTGCTGGGTGAGTGGCAGGCAGGTGGCAGggactgtccctgtcccctggctcCTGGTGCCACCATGCCCCTGTGCTTGCAGCGAGGCTTATCCCAGCTGCACCGTCACCAACGTCCAGTTCTGCTTCGACGTGCGCAAGCTGATGAAGCTGGATGCAGAGAGGTGAGTGCATGCACGTCCACGTTGCCTCTGTGGGAGGCTGTACTGCTCCTGCCCACCACATCAAGGCACCCAGTCTGTGTTTATGTCTGTATGTCTGGTGCTCCCCAAATGACCTTTGCTATTGGCTTCCTGGCAGGCGCAAAGCAATGAAGGGGCGGCTTTACTTCACCACCAAGGCACAGAAAGAGGGGAAGATCATGATCAAAACTCACCCCTGCGCCCGCATCTTCTGCTGCCACTTCTGTGGCTTTGATGAGGTAGGAGGGGcgcaggcagggctgcaggcagcacacCTGCACTGTGGGCaaggcagagcacagcaccttgcccctgccccagcctggtgttcagcacagccctggctgctcccatAGGTGGATGCTGAGCAGTACTAcggggagctggaggagaagctCACAGATGAGTTCAATGCGGAGCGCAACCGCATCACACTCAAGCGGCTTGATATGGCCTTCGTCACCTTCCAGGATGAGCGGATGACAGCTGTGTGAGTGCCCCTCATGCAATGGCCATGGGGATGTCCCTCAGCCTGTTGGCCACCACTGCCATGGGGGGAACTGGGGCACCTTGCCAGCTTTTCCAACCAAAGTCAGGCAGTGGGTCGGTCTCTTCTATGCCTCTGCCATCTGCGGAGTTGGCTGTCCTGTTGGGGCTGTGGGAAGGGTCTCACAAGAAGTGAGACCTGACCCCTGGCTCCCTCTTCCTGCAGGATTTTGAAGGACTACAGCCACATCCACTGCCGCAAGCACCCCCAGCAgtcctctgtcaccactgtggtcaAGTCACACCACTGGGGTGTTCGCTATGCCCCTGCACCCAGCGATATCATCTGGTGAACCCCCACggcagaagggagggaggaagggggaaCAAGCAGACAAGGGGAAGCCCATGTCCATACCCATAAGGAGCCCATGTACACAGCTATAAGGAGGCTATGCCCATAGCTATAGGGAACCTGTGTCTCTATCTGTAGGACACTTTCCTAGGGTGATGGGGGCTGAAAATCCCTTGTATTGCCATAGCAGAAGTCAGCAGGGGTGATTGTGGTGATCACCCCAAGGGTGTCAGGGCCCAACCAGCTTAGACTGGGGGTGATTGCCAGACTTACTTCTCCAGCCTGATTCCAAAGCCTCCCAGTCGTATGGATCTCCACTGTGGCTATTCTCTGGTCCAGGGGGCTCTGCATGTGACAGCAAAGCAGTTTGGGACAGGAAAAGGGCAAGCTCAGAACAATGTCTGCCAAGATGGTTGGTGCAGATAGGTGGAGGCAGAGCTTCATGAAGCTATGGTGGGAGGCCCAGGACACAGTGATTTTCCTCGTTATCATGTTCAAGTTGTGTTTTCCTCTTACAGGGAAAATTTATCAGTCCGTGGCACATCATGGTGGGTGCGATTCATTCTGCTTAATATCTGCCTGTTCgtccttctcttcttcctcactACGCCAGCCATCATTGTCAACACTATGGACATGTTCAATGTCACACACCCTGTGGAGAGTCTTAAGGTAGTCCCTAACCCATGCCAGTTTCCAGGCTTATCTGTGATGGGGGGCGGGGGCACCAGCTCTACACTGTCCTAAGAAGATAAGCCATCACTAGGATGGGCTTTGATGAGAAACAAGGTCATTGATGAGGTCATGTCTCTGCTTGCTGTCCACCCCCTTTCTCCTTGTGTTTCCagtggcagagccctggggcaGCACCTAAGCTTTGGTGCTGGTGTCCATGGAGGCAGGCAGGTTGCTGTCCATTCAAGAAGAAAGGTCTGGAAAGAGCTCAGGAGTTGTTAcgagctgccagcagcacagctccttctTACTCATTGACCTATGAGCTTTTGGGTGAACACTGGGGTTCAGAACACGGCCATGGTGCCTTTGGCTGGCCTCAAGTTCTTATCTCCTAGAAAAAATGCTCCTGCTCAGGGAGGGGATGCTCCAGCCCACCTGCTGCATGCACCATCATGTTCTGTCTCCAGCATGTCTGTGCTGTGGTGGGTTGCTGAGGGGGTGTTCGGCATCTCTCTTCTTGCAGAACCCCATCATCACCCAGTTTTTCCCCACGCTGCTGCTCTGGGCCTTCTCAGTCTTCTTGCCCTTCCTTGTCTA encodes:
- the TMEM63C gene encoding calcium permeable stress-gated cation channel 1 isoform X2, which produces MKDEEIQSKCGIDATTYLSFQRHLLVLLMLVCVLSVAVILPVNFSGDLLGHNPTHFGRTTIANIPTQDRLLWLHSIFALLYFIFTILCMAHHSVHLEYRENEKIARTLMVTHIPKEITDPSLIIKHFHEAYPSCTVTNVQFCFDVRKLMKLDAERRKAMKGRLYFTTKAQKEGKIMIKTHPCARIFCCHFCGFDEVDAEQYYGELEEKLTDEFNAERNRITLKRLDMAFVTFQDERMTAVILKDYSHIHCRKHPQQSSVTTVVKSHHWGVRYAPAPSDIIWENLSVRGTSWWVRFILLNICLFVLLFFLTTPAIIVNTMDMFNVTHPVESLKNPIITQFFPTLLLWAFSVFLPFLVYYSAFFESHWTRSSENQITMHKCFFFLVFMVIILPSLGLSSLDLFFRWLFDTHFLDEAEIKFQCVFLPDNGAFFVNYVVTSSLIGTAMELLRIPGLLVYTARLCFAKSEPERLHVKRSQAYQFQFGLEYAWTCCIFSVVMTYSITCPIIVPFGLLYMLLKHMVDRYNIYYVYIPTKLNQRLHVAAISQVVVAPILCMFWLLFFSVLRLGPTRPVTLFTFVVLLSCIIFSFFGLCLKKLQPRKPSSYQMSDQSEGAFNDVERSSISSTPNSNLFVATVLQEPELSLTPAASPAHQSYGTMGNHLEPAEDGEDGGLQSFETELETVEGEYRSGPVIESQARYQ